In Populus alba chromosome 1, ASM523922v2, whole genome shotgun sequence, a single window of DNA contains:
- the LOC140955188 gene encoding uncharacterized protein — protein sequence MTEGSSNGYVPKFVGHYDHWAELMENLFCSKKYWNVVDRGIMVDFTGEAPSFSLVVSESRPLTDVQRKEYEENKLKDLKPKKILYQAIERDMLETIHDKSSSKEGETVNAYFARVLSIANKMKAHGENLNETMITEKILQSMISKFNYVVCSIEESNNMTTMTIDELQSSLLVHEQRMKSQEEEEQVLKVTNEDKAGRKGRRAWRGGRGRGRQSFNRAIVECYKCHKLGHFHNECPNWEKSAHYAEMDEEKELLLMAYFQDKKTSKEKMDEQFRHSVKLGNGAKLMVMGKWSVKLVTTRLTQVVRDVFFILELKNNLLSIEQLQEKGLTIVIKDKACKIYHPTKGLIMQTLMAANRMFVLLATMITQPSNCLITSMDDLSELWHHRYGHVNNKSLKTLESKQLVKGLPQLKAKKHSMHEGAENDIEIEGGNDDTASGENVEVLENENGDTSRANGLAAPANDKAEENNSFTSKGKVKRTPRWMDDYVHGADLEMKAIEKNKTCELVIPPEGIKRIGIKWIFRTKLNEKGEVDKCKARLIVKGYAKKYGIDYSEVFTPIAHWDTIRLILALAAQKGWTVFQLEVKSAFLHGELKEAVYVEQPEGYVRKGEEHKVLKLKKALYGLKQASRA from the exons ATGACAGAAGGAAGCAGCAATGGCTATGTGCCTAAGTTTGTGGGACACTATGATCATTGGGCTGAACTGATGGAGAATCTGTTTTGTTCCAAAAAGTATTGGAATGTTGTAGATCGTGGCATCATGGTGGATTTCACAGGAGAAGCACCGTCTTTCTCCTTAGTAGTATCAGAAAGTCGTCCACTCACAGATGTTCAAAGGAAGGAGTATGAAGAAAACAAGTTAAAAGATTTGAAGccaaagaaaattttatatcaAGCAATTGAAAGAGACATGCTTGAAACCATTCATGACAAAAGCTCTTCAAAG GAAGGAGAAACTGTAAATGCCTACTTTGCTAGAGTTTTATCCATAGCCAACAAAATGAAGGCTCATGGTGAAAATCTAAATGAAACAATGATCACAGAAAAGATTCTTCAATCAATGATTTCCAAATTCAACTATGTGGTCTGTTCAATTGAAGAATCTAACAACATGACTACAATGACTATAGATGAGCTTCAGAGCAGTCTTCTGGTGCATGAGCAAAGGATGAAGagtcaagaagaagaagagcaagTTCTTAAGGTTACTAATGAAGACAAAGCAGGAAGAAAGGGACGAAGAGCTTGGAGAGGTGGACGTGGTAGAGGAAGACAGAGTTTCAACAGAGCTATTGTGGAATGCTATAAATGTCACAAACTAGGACATTTTCATAATGAGTGTCCTAATTGGGAAAAGAGTGCACATTATGCTGAGATGGATGAAGAGAAAGAACTTCTGCTAATGGCTTACTTTCAGGATaagaaaacaagcaaagaaaag ATGGATGAGCAGTTCAGACACTCAGTCAAGCTGGGCAATGGAGCAAAACTAATGGTGATGGGTAAATGGAGTGTTAAACTTGTGACTACAAGACTAACTCAAGTAGTAAGAGATGTGTTTTTCATTCTTGAGCTTAAGAATAACCTATTAAGCATTGAACAGCTTCAAGAGAAGGGACTTACTATTGTTATAAAGGATAAAGCTTGTAAAATATATCATCCTACGAAAGGCCTTATTATGCAAACTCTTATGGCAGCAAATAGAATGTTTGTTTTACTAGCCACTATGATTACTCAGCCTTCAAACTGTTTAATAACAAGTATGGATGACTTATCAGAGCTGTGGCATCACCGTTATGGCCATGTGAACAACAAGAGTCTCAAAACCTTGGAGAGCAAGCAACTTGTCAAAGGCCTTCCTCAactcaaagcaaaaaaacacaGCATGCACG AGGGAGCTGAAAATGATATTGAAATAGAAGGTGGAAATGATGATACTGCATCAGGGGAGAATGTTGAGGTACTGGAAAATGAAAATGGTGACACTTCAAGGGCAAATGGTCTTGCTGCGCCAGCAAATGATAAAGCAGAGgaaaataattcttttacaTCTAAAGGAAAAGTTAAACGAACACCTAGATGGATGGATGATTATGTTCATGGAGCTG ATTTGGAAATGAAAGCTATAGAAAAGAATAAGACATGTGAGCTAGTAATTCCACCAGAAGGGATAAAGAGAATTGGTATAAAATGGATTTTTCGAACCAAGCTGAATGAAAAAGGAGAGGTAGATAAATGCAAAGCACGCCTGATAGTAAAAGGATATGCTAAAAAATATGGGATCGACTACAGTGAAGTTTTTACACCTATAGCTCATTGGGACACCATAAGACTAATCTTGGCTCTAGCAGCACAGAAAGGATGGACAGTTTTCCAGCTAGAGGTCAAGAGTGCATTTCTTCATGGGGAATTAAAGGAAGCTGTCTATGTGGAGCAACCAGAAGGCTATGTTCGCAAAGGAGAAGAGCATAAAGTCTTGAAACTTAAAAAAGCTCTCTACGGTTTGAAACAGGCTTCAAGAGCCTAG